A portion of the Nitrososphaerota archaeon genome contains these proteins:
- the thyX gene encoding FAD-dependent thymidylate synthase, whose translation MKEIASMEYLDKGYIKLFDLSDSIMNERTIYETIGNIATLSYGNEYAKNPYDLGKKIENLGHLSVLEFIRAPIYNEDTKNCIKSKIEDSFRHNREILNIIYDENVRDSHKHCLATFRVKIPIFVARQLMRHRCFSFLELSRRYVTDKKREFEFYNPVDRDTNLELYERVENFYKESVDLYNYLRENNIPSERSRVVIPVSTYTEIWLMGCRECLDNFFKHRLDRTAQREIRELAEKMFELLSIYQREFVE comes from the coding sequence ATGAAAGAAATCGCATCTATGGAGTATCTAGATAAAGGTTATATCAAACTTTTCGATCTATCTGATAGTATAATGAATGAAAGAACTATCTACGAAACTATTGGAAACATCGCAACTCTATCTTATGGTAATGAGTACGCTAAAAATCCATATGATCTTGGTAAGAAGATAGAGAATCTTGGCCACTTATCTGTACTAGAATTTATAAGAGCTCCAATATATAACGAAGATACTAAAAATTGTATCAAATCGAAGATAGAAGATAGTTTTAGACATAATAGAGAGATACTAAATATTATATATGATGAAAATGTACGAGATTCTCATAAACATTGCCTTGCAACTTTTAGAGTGAAGATTCCAATATTTGTTGCAAGACAACTGATGAGACATAGATGCTTCAGTTTCTTAGAACTAAGTAGAAGGTATGTTACTGATAAGAAAAGAGAGTTTGAATTTTATAATCCTGTAGATAGAGATACTAATTTAGAATTATACGAGAGAGTAGAGAATTTTTATAAAGAGAGTGTAGATCTGTATAATTATCTGAGAGAGAACAATATACCAAGTGAGAGAAGTAGAGTAGTCATTCCAGTCTCTACATACACAGAAATATGGTTAATGGGTTGCAGAGAGTGTCTTGATAATTTCTTCAAACATAGACTCGATAGAACAGCTCAGAGAGAGATACGAGAATTAGCTGAAAAAATGTTTGAACTACTTAGTATTTATCAGAGAGAGTTTGTAGAGTAA